The following coding sequences lie in one Cyanobacterium sp. Dongsha4 genomic window:
- the thrC gene encoding threonine synthase — MPVVATKLDQPSTTYHVKAGWKGLIEEYKHYLPVTESTPIITLREGNTPLIPVSSISKMIGRNVKVYVKYDGLNPTGSFKDRGMTMAISKAKEAGAQAVICASTGNTSAAAAAYATRAGMKAFVIIPDGYVALGKLAQALIYGAEVLAIDGNFDDALTIVREMAESYPVTLVNSVNPYRLEGQKTAAFEVVDTLGYAPDWLAIPVGNAGNITAYWMGFCQYHSENKCDILPKMMGFQAAGSAPFVEGHQVLKPETIATAIRIGNPANWEKALSVRDASQGQFNAVTDAEILEAYRILGREEGVFCEPASAASVAGVLKLKEQIPDNGTVVCVLTGNGLKDPDSAMKLSESGIRGGIKADLNEVARIMGFIS; from the coding sequence ATGCCCGTGGTAGCAACGAAACTAGATCAACCATCAACAACTTATCATGTTAAAGCAGGGTGGAAAGGCTTAATAGAAGAATATAAGCACTATTTGCCTGTCACAGAATCTACTCCTATTATTACTCTCAGAGAAGGAAACACGCCTCTAATACCTGTGTCCTCCATCTCGAAAATGATTGGCAGAAATGTCAAAGTTTATGTTAAATATGATGGCTTGAATCCCACGGGTTCATTCAAAGATAGAGGAATGACAATGGCTATTTCCAAAGCCAAAGAAGCAGGGGCTCAAGCTGTGATTTGTGCTAGTACAGGCAATACATCTGCCGCCGCCGCCGCCTATGCCACCAGAGCGGGAATGAAAGCATTTGTAATTATTCCTGATGGTTATGTTGCCCTTGGTAAGTTAGCACAGGCTTTAATTTATGGAGCGGAAGTATTAGCCATTGATGGTAATTTTGATGACGCTTTGACAATTGTTAGAGAAATGGCAGAAAGTTATCCTGTTACTCTCGTAAACTCCGTTAATCCCTACCGTTTGGAGGGTCAAAAAACAGCCGCTTTTGAAGTAGTTGACACCCTTGGTTATGCTCCTGACTGGTTAGCGATTCCTGTGGGTAATGCAGGAAACATTACTGCTTATTGGATGGGTTTTTGTCAATATCACAGTGAGAATAAGTGTGATATATTACCTAAAATGATGGGTTTCCAAGCCGCAGGTTCAGCTCCTTTTGTGGAAGGGCATCAGGTATTAAAACCAGAAACCATCGCAACAGCCATTAGAATCGGTAATCCTGCAAATTGGGAAAAGGCTTTATCTGTTAGAGATGCTTCTCAAGGACAATTTAATGCGGTTACAGATGCGGAAATATTGGAAGCATATCGCATTTTGGGAAGAGAAGAAGGAGTTTTTTGTGAACCGGCAAGTGCGGCTTCTGTGGCTGGAGTTTTAAAACTGAAAGAGCAAATTCCTGATAATGGTACTGTTGTTTGTGTTTTAACGGGTAATGGATTAAAAGACCCTGATAGTGCCATGAAATTAAGTGAAAGTGGCATTAGAGGAGGCATTAAAGCTGATTTGAATGAAGTTGCCCGAATTATGGGATTTATTAGTTAA
- a CDS encoding tetratricopeptide repeat protein, which produces MISLLIGGIGLFSGDLSAQAQAKASLNSQQRQQLYKLLQQGEKYVVAGNVDNALSIYRQAASLDRSNPKIFSSIGYLYASAGNFSSAVEAYQQAISLAPDNGDFYYALGYSLAQLGDDKGAIAAYEKATVVQPQKADNFVALGVLLVRNREYGNVETYFQRAIALDPKNETAYDMMATALYQQEKNTEAIAFLETALKKFPYNQDLRLKLATAYFKEQDFDAGLKELKILEDSQPNNPQIIFKMGMVYEQTQDWENALQAYEKASALDNNFLQAYGGIARILEQKEDQFGAIVAYRRFVELAPQNPYGYHRLGLLLKARGRNQEAQEMLSKALTIYQQQGNSEAVAQVQKEL; this is translated from the coding sequence ATGATTTCTTTGCTTATAGGAGGTATTGGTTTATTTTCTGGGGATTTATCCGCACAGGCACAGGCTAAAGCGTCTTTAAATTCACAACAGAGACAACAGTTATATAAATTGCTACAACAAGGTGAAAAATATGTAGTGGCTGGAAATGTTGATAATGCTTTATCTATTTACCGTCAGGCGGCAAGTTTAGATAGAAGTAATCCAAAAATATTTTCTAGTATTGGTTATCTTTATGCTTCTGCAGGAAATTTCTCATCGGCGGTGGAGGCTTATCAACAAGCCATTTCTCTTGCTCCCGATAATGGTGATTTTTATTATGCTTTGGGTTATTCTTTGGCACAGTTGGGAGATGATAAAGGTGCGATCGCAGCTTATGAGAAAGCAACAGTAGTTCAACCTCAAAAAGCTGATAATTTTGTTGCTTTAGGGGTTTTGTTAGTGCGTAATAGAGAATATGGGAATGTAGAAACTTATTTTCAGAGGGCGATCGCCCTTGATCCTAAAAATGAAACCGCTTATGATATGATGGCAACCGCACTCTATCAACAGGAAAAAAATACTGAAGCAATTGCTTTTCTGGAAACTGCCTTAAAAAAATTTCCCTACAATCAAGATTTAAGGTTAAAACTCGCTACGGCATATTTCAAAGAGCAAGACTTTGATGCAGGATTAAAAGAATTAAAAATATTAGAAGATTCTCAACCGAATAATCCCCAAATCATTTTCAAAATGGGCATGGTATATGAACAAACCCAAGACTGGGAAAACGCTCTCCAAGCCTACGAAAAAGCCTCTGCTTTGGACAATAACTTCCTTCAAGCCTATGGGGGTATTGCTAGAATTTTAGAGCAGAAAGAAGACCAATTTGGGGCAATTGTTGCCTATCGTCGTTTTGTAGAGTTAGCACCCCAAAATCCTTATGGCTATCATCGCTTGGGTTTGTTATTAAAAGCTAGAGGTAGAAATCAAGAAGCCCAAGAGATGTTGAGTAAAGCCTTAACTATTTATCAACAACAAGGAAATAGCGAAGCAGTGGCACAGGTGCAAAAAGAGTTATAA
- a CDS encoding DUF3352 domain-containing protein, which produces MKTRSTTPKVILAVMGVILLVFISLGLITSNSSYLKTGGVKKNPEGVVFIPKKSPLMVSLLINPDKLSSLAQLLPNNGEQKRVVRAMEQLRSNLLASARVDSPEDVKSWLGDEITLAVTSLDYDYSPENGTQPGYLLVVKNKSPELAKEFLQTYYSREVVSNDVELTLEDYQGVSIIYQHPLTDDSPVKQVAAAVVADFVLFANDLPVLKDAINNAQAVDLNLAHDLDYQSAIASLPPKKVSIVYGNLPLTSAWITNQSIIANPDINQSLTLSLALNPQGLITHTALSGVNTENNQTPSLTSPPQTLNYIPENSILTIAGINLAKLGENINNGITNHNPLAEIIYQGIHPLELKTELDFNEEIFSSVSGEYALSLSKNTINNSLDWLFINQKQENSLAENLDNIAQNKGLSVGKLPLENTTMTAWTKLVTTSENNFSRLQAEVKGVHSETSNEEIITNSVNLLSKVFSTSFESLLQSSDFQESIEALPQANNGYLFIRWQDLAPYLRSRFPIIKIGELAFKPLFDNLESVTITTEGTQDGISYSTSFFQLKG; this is translated from the coding sequence ATGAAAACTCGTTCTACAACACCCAAAGTTATTCTTGCGGTTATGGGTGTAATTTTGTTAGTGTTTATCAGCTTAGGTTTGATTACCAGTAATTCCTCTTATCTGAAAACAGGAGGCGTGAAAAAAAATCCAGAAGGAGTAGTGTTTATTCCTAAAAAATCTCCCTTAATGGTATCTCTACTAATTAATCCTGATAAATTAAGCAGTTTAGCTCAATTACTGCCTAACAATGGTGAACAAAAACGAGTTGTCAGGGCAATGGAACAATTGCGTTCAAATTTACTAGCCTCTGCTAGAGTGGATTCTCCCGAAGATGTCAAATCTTGGTTAGGAGACGAAATTACTTTAGCGGTGACATCTCTTGATTATGATTACTCTCCAGAAAACGGCACTCAGCCCGGTTATTTATTGGTAGTTAAAAATAAATCTCCTGAATTAGCCAAAGAATTTTTGCAAACGTACTACAGTCGTGAAGTGGTATCCAATGACGTGGAATTAACTCTCGAAGACTATCAGGGAGTTAGCATCATTTATCAACATCCTCTGACAGATGATTCTCCCGTGAAACAAGTAGCCGCCGCCGTTGTTGCTGATTTTGTCTTATTTGCTAACGATTTACCTGTTTTAAAAGATGCCATTAACAATGCTCAGGCTGTAGATCTTAATTTAGCACATGATTTAGATTATCAAAGTGCGATCGCATCTTTACCCCCAAAAAAAGTTAGTATCGTTTATGGTAATCTACCCTTAACCTCCGCATGGATTACCAATCAAAGCATCATTGCAAACCCCGACATCAATCAAAGCCTAACCCTTTCCCTTGCTTTAAATCCTCAAGGATTAATTACTCATACAGCCTTATCAGGTGTAAATACAGAAAACAATCAAACACCTTCCTTAACCTCTCCCCCTCAAACTCTCAACTACATTCCTGAAAACAGTATTTTAACCATAGCTGGAATTAACCTAGCCAAATTAGGAGAAAATATCAATAATGGCATCACCAATCACAACCCCCTTGCAGAAATTATCTATCAGGGCATTCATCCTCTCGAATTAAAAACAGAATTAGACTTCAACGAAGAAATTTTTTCCTCTGTTAGTGGAGAATACGCCTTATCCCTAAGCAAAAATACTATCAACAATTCACTAGATTGGTTATTTATCAATCAAAAACAAGAAAACTCCCTAGCCGAAAACCTTGATAACATAGCTCAAAATAAAGGTTTAAGCGTAGGCAAACTCCCCCTTGAGAATACTACCATGACGGCATGGACAAAATTAGTCACCACCTCTGAAAATAACTTTTCTCGCTTACAAGCAGAAGTCAAAGGGGTACACTCGGAAACATCTAACGAAGAAATTATTACTAATTCTGTCAATCTTCTTAGCAAAGTTTTTTCCACCTCCTTCGAGAGTCTTTTACAATCTAGCGACTTTCAAGAAAGTATTGAAGCCTTACCCCAAGCAAATAACGGTTACTTATTCATTCGATGGCAAGATTTAGCCCCTTATTTACGTAGTCGCTTCCCCATCATCAAAATAGGGGAATTAGCTTTTAAGCCTCTGTTTGATAATCTCGAATCTGTTACCATTACCACAGAAGGAACTCAAGATGGCATCAGTTATAGTACATCTTTCTTTCAATTAAAAGGTTAG
- a CDS encoding GDP-L-fucose synthase, whose translation MKIVVTGASGFLGRHLLPQLKQKYPHAEIIGLSSKDYDLMNPVAVVKMFEDLHPEILIHLAAYSGGIGANRAYPADFYYRNTLLTALVFEQAARFNVKKMIYTMGGCSYPATAKSPIDESQMWEGYPQPESAGYSSAKKMGIVASQSYRTQYGLNSVVLIPGNLYGEYDNFRNNESHVVPALLRRFYEAKLNGLDEVTMWGTGTPQRDFVYAEDVAKVIPYFIENYDSSEPVNISSGTTTPIKELAETIKEVTGFAGKLSWDSTKPDGQMIKIFDVSRLNSFGLSCDTSLKNGLEKTFAWLSQNYQNKTDGIRL comes from the coding sequence ATGAAAATAGTCGTTACAGGTGCAAGCGGTTTTTTAGGCAGACATCTATTACCCCAACTTAAGCAAAAATACCCCCATGCAGAAATTATTGGTTTATCTTCAAAAGACTATGACTTAATGAATCCTGTGGCGGTGGTAAAGATGTTTGAAGACTTACACCCAGAAATCTTAATACACCTCGCCGCTTACTCTGGAGGAATTGGGGCAAATCGTGCTTACCCTGCAGATTTTTATTATCGTAATACCCTCTTAACTGCCTTAGTATTTGAACAGGCGGCTAGATTTAACGTCAAAAAAATGATTTATACCATGGGAGGATGTAGCTACCCTGCAACCGCAAAATCTCCCATCGATGAATCTCAAATGTGGGAAGGCTATCCTCAACCAGAAAGTGCGGGTTATTCTAGTGCAAAAAAAATGGGTATTGTTGCCTCTCAATCCTATCGTACCCAATATGGTTTAAATTCTGTAGTATTGATTCCGGGAAATTTATATGGAGAATATGATAATTTTCGCAATAACGAGTCTCATGTTGTACCAGCATTATTAAGACGTTTTTATGAAGCTAAATTAAATGGTTTGGATGAAGTTACAATGTGGGGAACTGGGACACCTCAACGGGACTTTGTCTATGCGGAAGATGTGGCAAAAGTCATTCCTTATTTCATTGAAAATTATGATTCTAGTGAACCTGTTAACATCTCCTCTGGTACAACAACTCCTATTAAAGAATTAGCTGAAACAATAAAAGAAGTAACAGGATTTGCAGGAAAACTGAGTTGGGATAGCACAAAACCCGATGGACAAATGATCAAGATTTTTGATGTTTCTCGTCTTAATTCTTTTGGTTTATCTTGCGATACTTCATTAAAAAATGGTTTAGAAAAAACCTTTGCTTGGCTAAGTCAAAATTATCAAAATAAAACTGATGGAATTAGACTTTAG
- a CDS encoding undecaprenyl-diphosphate phosphatase: protein MSKSISQSHLYTIASGITGGILLVLFSQSVTLSQPVENISNNSVSSMNVFQAFILGMVQGLTEFIPISSTAHLKAIPVALGWGDPGVTFTAIIQLGSIVAVLWYFWKDLVDLGVGITKAIRNQNYQTQEFKIGVGIIIGTIPIVILGLMLKLFVKDLDNSAFRSMTTIAIASIVMAILLALSEKFSQHQRDFEHLSTKDGILMGFAQSLALIPGVSRSGSTITAGLFMNLQRATAARFSFLLGIPAITLAGLVEFKDVFSAGYNSTSIVSLIVALISSGIFSYLAIAWLIRYLQRQDTWVFVWYRLAFGVVILVAIFSKKMV from the coding sequence ATGTCGAAATCCATTTCTCAATCTCATCTCTATACCATTGCTTCTGGTATCACTGGGGGGATATTATTGGTGCTTTTTTCTCAATCCGTCACCCTCTCTCAACCAGTAGAGAATATTTCCAATAACTCGGTGTCATCCATGAATGTTTTTCAGGCTTTTATTTTGGGGATGGTACAGGGGTTAACAGAGTTCATTCCCATTAGTAGCACAGCTCACTTAAAGGCGATTCCTGTGGCTTTGGGGTGGGGTGATCCGGGGGTGACTTTTACTGCGATAATTCAGTTGGGTAGTATTGTGGCAGTTTTATGGTATTTTTGGAAAGATTTGGTGGATTTAGGGGTCGGTATTACTAAGGCAATTCGTAACCAAAATTATCAAACACAAGAATTTAAAATCGGAGTAGGCATTATTATTGGTACTATTCCCATTGTTATTTTGGGTTTAATGCTCAAACTCTTTGTTAAAGATTTAGATAATTCTGCTTTCCGTAGTATGACAACAATTGCGATCGCATCTATTGTGATGGCTATACTACTAGCATTAAGTGAAAAATTCAGCCAACATCAAAGGGATTTTGAACATTTATCGACAAAAGACGGCATTTTAATGGGATTTGCTCAATCTTTAGCCTTAATACCCGGAGTATCTCGCTCAGGTTCTACCATAACCGCAGGTTTGTTCATGAATCTGCAAAGGGCAACCGCCGCCCGTTTTTCCTTTTTATTAGGTATTCCCGCCATAACTTTAGCTGGTTTAGTAGAATTCAAAGATGTTTTTTCTGCAGGTTATAATTCAACTTCCATCGTCTCTTTAATCGTTGCCTTAATTTCTTCTGGGATTTTTTCCTATCTAGCCATTGCTTGGTTAATCCGCTATCTACAACGTCAAGATACATGGGTGTTTGTTTGGTATCGTCTAGCCTTTGGAGTTGTGATTCTAGTAGCAATTTTTAGTAAAAAAATGGTGTAG
- a CDS encoding MgtC/SapB family protein has protein sequence MTNLEFIIRITVAFTLGASLGFERQWRQRMAGLLTNTLVSVGACLFVMLSVLIEGDSSPSRISAQVVSGIGFLAGGVILREGLNVRGLNTAATLWCAAAIGALTGSGFMSQAFLGAIAVLIAHLILPPFGEMINQQPLENTELHLCYQCDVICNSKHETQIRALLLQSLRENGTFKLRSMYRECLEDETKGKVKIEAEIVSKSNNDQLIEQVISRLSLEPKVISASWRLTEKEFV, from the coding sequence ATGACTAATTTAGAATTTATTATCCGTATCACCGTTGCTTTTACCCTAGGTGCATCCTTGGGGTTTGAGCGTCAGTGGCGCCAAAGAATGGCAGGATTATTAACGAATACTCTTGTCTCGGTGGGAGCTTGTTTATTTGTGATGTTATCGGTTTTAATTGAAGGAGATAGTAGCCCTTCGAGAATCTCTGCTCAAGTGGTTTCTGGTATTGGTTTTTTAGCAGGAGGGGTGATATTAAGAGAGGGGTTAAATGTTAGGGGATTGAATACGGCGGCAACTCTTTGGTGTGCGGCGGCTATTGGTGCTTTAACTGGCTCTGGTTTTATGTCTCAGGCTTTTTTAGGTGCGATCGCAGTTTTGATCGCTCATCTTATCTTACCTCCCTTTGGAGAAATGATTAATCAACAACCCCTAGAAAATACAGAACTACATTTATGCTATCAGTGTGATGTTATCTGTAATAGTAAACATGAAACTCAAATTAGGGCTTTGTTATTACAATCCTTAAGAGAAAATGGTACTTTTAAACTACGTTCTATGTATAGAGAATGCTTAGAGGATGAGACAAAAGGGAAAGTAAAAATAGAAGCAGAAATAGTCAGTAAATCTAATAATGATCAACTAATAGAACAAGTTATCAGCCGACTTAGTCTTGAACCCAAAGTAATATCTGCATCATGGCGTTTAACGGAAAAAGAATTTGTTTAA
- a CDS encoding peroxiredoxin-like family protein: MNYLKTNNTFEQSNIYSLLKTTQRVRVSDGKKISILNGTSSANYILLLVLPQLGDFDSLEYAWWLNKYQNILNGKKIALRAIAIGNLKSGEKYCQYTGFNPENLFLDETAEIHQQLNLYQGLNWKFPTFNCSQNQWLNLILMCAGIGSKGTLKEVLRGYFGDKKAPSLLQENEVINIKLLPPIKGTLFNKIGKNYQRPFELATIRLKNMIEVLTNWRTYVPNDNYLTQRGGTFLFNSQGKIIYQHRDKGILGFAENKSNPLAFLP, translated from the coding sequence ATGAATTATTTAAAAACAAATAACACTTTTGAACAATCAAATATTTATTCCCTTCTCAAAACCACTCAAAGAGTAAGAGTCAGTGACGGGAAAAAAATTTCTATTCTTAATGGTACTTCTTCTGCTAACTATATTCTCTTACTCGTCTTACCTCAATTAGGAGATTTTGATAGTCTTGAATACGCTTGGTGGTTAAATAAATATCAAAATATTTTGAATGGAAAAAAAATTGCCCTAAGAGCGATCGCAATTGGTAACTTAAAATCAGGGGAAAAGTATTGTCAATATACGGGATTTAACCCAGAAAATTTATTTTTGGACGAAACAGCAGAAATTCATCAACAATTAAACTTATACCAAGGTTTAAACTGGAAATTTCCCACCTTTAATTGTAGTCAAAATCAATGGCTGAATTTGATCTTGATGTGTGCAGGAATAGGCAGTAAAGGAACATTAAAAGAAGTTTTACGTGGTTATTTTGGAGATAAAAAAGCACCATCTCTATTGCAAGAAAACGAAGTTATTAACATCAAATTGTTACCCCCCATTAAAGGCACACTATTTAACAAAATAGGGAAAAACTATCAACGCCCTTTCGAGTTAGCAACCATCAGATTAAAAAATATGATAGAGGTGTTGACTAACTGGCGAACCTATGTACCTAACGATAACTATTTAACCCAAAGAGGAGGTACTTTTTTATTTAACAGTCAGGGAAAAATTATTTATCAACATCGAGACAAAGGCATACTAGGATTTGCCGAAAACAAAAGTAATCCTCTCGCCTTTTTACCTTAA
- the leuS gene encoding leucine--tRNA ligase, whose product MQSPYQPSDIESKWQQQWSDSNLYLTEENQDKPKFYALSMFPYPSGKLHMGHVRNYVITDVIARFKRMQGHRVLHPMGWDAFGLPAENAAIDRGIPPAKWTYENIAQMRSQLQELGLSIDWCREVATCSPDYYKWTQWLFLQFYEAGLAYQKEAAVNWDPIDQTVLANEQVDAEGYSWRSGAKVERKLLRQWFLKITDYAEQLLNDLQQLQGWPDRVKTMQENWIGKSVGAYLEFPIVGSDEKIAVFTTRPDTVYGVTYVVLAPEHPLTEKVTTPDRKEAVEAFIQEVSSESEIDRTADDKPKKGTLTGGKAINPFTGEEIPILIANYVLYEYGTGAVMGVPAHDVRDFKFAKENNLPMKVVILPDDADNGDICFLEAYTEVGTMINSGNFNGMNSMKGKEAVIKLAENEGFGKKRIQYRLRDWLISRQRYWGCPIPVIHCEDCGTVPVPTEQLPVQLPEQVEFSGRGPSPLAKLDDWVNVTCPKCGKPAKRETDTMDTFIDSSWYFLRYTDATNQNEPFNPDRVNDWMGVDQYVGGIEHAILHLLYSRFFTKVVRDRGLVNVDEPFKRLLTQGMVQGLTYKNPQTGKYVIPENIESREEEGKDGKTVTAYYDKESGDRLSVFYEKMSKSKYNGVDPKLVLEKYGADTARMFILFKAPPEKDLEWDDADVEGQYRFLNRVWLLVNEFNENPDSAKDKAIDKANLSKEEKDLRRAIHTAIKEISEDLNGDYQFNTAVSELMKLSNALRDAKIKNSPVYREGVETLILLLAPFAPHISEELWHKLGNSESVHLANWLTIDEEALTVDEITLVIQIKGKTRGTISAPASASKDELEAIARASDIAQKYIADKEIKKVIVVPNKLVNFVVV is encoded by the coding sequence ATGCAATCTCCTTATCAACCTAGTGATATAGAATCAAAATGGCAACAACAATGGTCTGATTCTAACCTTTATTTAACAGAAGAAAATCAAGATAAACCTAAATTTTACGCTCTTTCTATGTTCCCTTACCCTTCAGGGAAATTACACATGGGTCATGTGCGCAACTATGTTATTACTGATGTAATCGCCCGTTTCAAGCGAATGCAAGGGCATCGAGTTTTACATCCTATGGGGTGGGATGCTTTTGGTTTACCTGCGGAAAATGCGGCAATTGATCGAGGTATCCCCCCTGCAAAATGGACTTATGAAAATATTGCACAGATGCGATCGCAGCTTCAAGAGTTAGGATTATCCATCGATTGGTGTCGAGAAGTTGCAACCTGTTCCCCTGACTATTATAAATGGACACAGTGGTTATTTTTGCAATTTTATGAAGCTGGACTTGCCTATCAGAAAGAAGCAGCCGTTAACTGGGATCCGATCGATCAAACGGTGTTAGCTAACGAACAAGTTGACGCAGAAGGCTATTCGTGGCGTAGTGGTGCAAAAGTCGAGCGTAAATTATTAAGACAGTGGTTTTTGAAAATTACTGATTATGCCGAACAGTTATTAAACGACTTACAACAGTTACAAGGATGGCCCGATCGAGTCAAAACCATGCAGGAAAACTGGATTGGTAAGTCTGTGGGGGCTTATTTAGAATTTCCTATTGTCGGCAGTGACGAGAAAATCGCCGTTTTTACTACCCGTCCTGATACAGTATATGGGGTGACTTATGTAGTTTTAGCCCCTGAACATCCCCTCACGGAAAAAGTAACCACTCCTGACAGAAAAGAAGCGGTAGAAGCCTTTATCCAAGAGGTAAGCAGTGAAAGCGAGATCGATCGCACCGCCGATGATAAACCAAAAAAAGGCACATTGACAGGGGGTAAAGCCATTAATCCCTTCACGGGAGAAGAAATCCCCATTTTGATTGCTAATTATGTGTTGTATGAATACGGTACAGGGGCAGTTATGGGTGTACCAGCCCACGATGTCAGAGACTTCAAATTTGCCAAAGAAAATAACCTCCCCATGAAAGTGGTTATCTTGCCTGATGATGCGGATAACGGTGATATTTGCTTCCTTGAAGCCTATACCGAAGTCGGTACAATGATCAACTCAGGGAACTTCAACGGCATGAATTCCATGAAAGGTAAAGAAGCGGTGATTAAACTAGCGGAAAATGAAGGATTTGGCAAAAAACGCATCCAATATCGCCTCAGAGACTGGTTAATCTCCCGCCAGCGTTACTGGGGGTGTCCAATTCCCGTCATTCACTGCGAAGATTGTGGCACAGTTCCTGTACCTACAGAACAATTACCCGTACAATTACCTGAACAAGTGGAATTTTCTGGACGAGGTCCTTCTCCCCTTGCTAAACTTGATGATTGGGTTAATGTTACTTGTCCCAAATGTGGTAAACCAGCTAAAAGGGAAACCGACACTATGGACACCTTTATCGACTCCTCATGGTATTTTTTACGTTATACCGACGCAACGAACCAAAATGAGCCTTTTAACCCCGATAGAGTGAATGATTGGATGGGGGTGGATCAGTATGTAGGTGGTATTGAACACGCCATTTTACACTTACTTTATTCTCGTTTCTTCACCAAAGTCGTCAGAGATAGGGGTTTAGTCAATGTGGATGAGCCTTTCAAACGCCTTTTAACTCAAGGGATGGTACAGGGTTTAACCTATAAAAATCCCCAAACAGGGAAATATGTAATTCCTGAAAATATCGAATCGAGAGAGGAAGAAGGCAAAGACGGTAAAACGGTTACTGCTTATTATGACAAAGAAAGCGGCGATCGCCTCTCGGTATTTTACGAAAAAATGTCAAAATCCAAGTATAACGGCGTTGATCCGAAATTAGTCTTGGAAAAATACGGTGCAGATACCGCTAGAATGTTTATCCTCTTTAAAGCACCCCCTGAGAAAGATTTAGAATGGGATGACGCAGACGTGGAAGGGCAGTATCGCTTCCTTAACCGAGTCTGGTTATTGGTGAATGAATTTAACGAAAATCCTGATTCTGCAAAGGATAAAGCCATTGACAAAGCAAATTTGAGCAAAGAGGAGAAAGACTTAAGAAGGGCGATTCATACCGCAATTAAAGAGATTTCCGAAGACTTAAACGGCGATTATCAGTTTAATACGGCGGTGTCGGAGTTGATGAAGTTAAGTAACGCCTTAAGGGATGCCAAAATCAAAAACTCTCCCGTCTATCGAGAAGGAGTGGAAACCCTCATCTTATTATTAGCACCTTTTGCCCCCCATATCAGTGAGGAATTGTGGCACAAACTAGGCAACAGCGAATCGGTACATTTAGCCAACTGGTTAACCATCGATGAAGAAGCCTTAACTGTTGATGAAATCACCCTTGTTATTCAAATCAAAGGCAAAACCAGAGGTACTATTTCCGCTCCTGCTTCCGCTAGTAAAGACGAACTAGAGGCGATCGCCCGTGCTTCGGATATTGCTCAAAAATACATTGCTGACAAGGAAATTAAGAAAGTAATCGTTGTGCCGAATAAATTAGTTAACTTTGTCGTAGTCTAA
- a CDS encoding cofactor assembly of complex C subunit B translates to MTQKKENQWLKNFPLIAGVVGGFLLMINRLTTVTVMDSQARSDALGVILCAALLLTSVLMRQINPNPPESVTLEGKEEFFLSQDLPSNIKTELAWASHLILTNTVTKSMIVYYQGKTLMRRGILGKIDEVKVGSIVKRVMEIQKPVYLVDLKHYPGKIEFDYFPSNIQGLICLPLNQEGVLMVATNIPRSYTKQDETWIQGITEKIALELESCAILS, encoded by the coding sequence ATGACACAAAAAAAAGAAAATCAATGGTTGAAAAATTTTCCTCTCATTGCGGGAGTTGTGGGTGGCTTCTTATTAATGATAAATCGTCTCACAACTGTAACTGTCATGGATTCACAAGCAAGATCCGATGCTTTGGGAGTAATACTTTGTGCCGCACTTTTGTTAACTAGCGTTTTAATGCGTCAGATTAATCCGAATCCCCCCGAAAGTGTCACATTAGAAGGTAAAGAGGAGTTTTTTTTGTCACAAGATTTACCCTCTAACATTAAAACAGAATTAGCATGGGCTAGTCATTTAATTCTTACCAACACTGTTACGAAATCGATGATTGTTTATTATCAGGGAAAAACTCTAATGCGGAGGGGAATTTTAGGGAAAATTGATGAAGTGAAAGTCGGAAGTATCGTCAAGAGAGTAATGGAAATTCAAAAACCAGTATATTTAGTTGATTTGAAACATTATCCGGGAAAAATTGAGTTTGACTATTTTCCCAGCAATATTCAGGGTTTAATTTGTTTACCTCTCAATCAGGAAGGAGTTTTGATGGTAGCGACAAATATTCCCCGTAGTTATACTAAACAGGATGAGACTTGGATTCAGGGTATTACTGAAAAAATAGCCCTAGAATTAGAGTCCTGTGCTATCTTGTCTTAA